The following are encoded in a window of Armatimonas rosea genomic DNA:
- a CDS encoding PQQ-like beta-propeller repeat protein, translated as MQDWTRFRGPNGTGIGQPTGVAADFTDKDVRWKATLPGEGHSSPVLMGESLLVTAAQREAGKRHLVCLDTKTGKERWRQSFDFKVYHTHELNTAASATPTVDKERVYATWPSDENFVVTAHTLAGKPVWQREFGAFPTQHGGASAPILYDGMLIFSREPENAPGGLVALDAKTGQTRWEVKRPSKDAPYAVPMLYQPEKTAPMQLLFASTAQGITSVEAATGKVLWDLPGLFSLRCVGSPIFAGGLIFAGTGVGNGSRLFVALRPGANGGKPELAWKQTRNTPYVPCPLYANDLLFLWGDGGVVHCVKPTTGETVWLERVGGNFYGSPVFCEGKLWATSNKGELVVIAAEKTFKILGRHDLGEGTNSTPAFGEKTLYLRTLSHLTAVSGK; from the coding sequence ATGCAAGACTGGACACGGTTTCGAGGACCCAATGGCACGGGGATCGGGCAGCCCACGGGAGTCGCGGCGGATTTTACGGACAAGGACGTTCGCTGGAAGGCGACTCTCCCCGGCGAGGGGCACTCGTCGCCGGTGCTCATGGGCGAGTCGTTGTTGGTGACGGCGGCCCAGCGCGAGGCGGGGAAGCGGCACTTGGTCTGCCTGGACACCAAGACCGGAAAAGAGCGCTGGCGGCAGAGCTTTGACTTCAAGGTCTACCACACCCACGAGCTCAACACCGCCGCCAGCGCGACTCCCACGGTTGACAAAGAGCGGGTCTACGCCACCTGGCCTAGCGACGAAAACTTTGTGGTGACGGCGCACACGCTGGCGGGAAAGCCGGTCTGGCAGCGGGAGTTTGGGGCCTTTCCCACCCAGCACGGAGGCGCATCGGCCCCGATCCTCTACGACGGTATGCTGATCTTCTCCCGCGAGCCGGAGAACGCGCCGGGCGGGCTGGTGGCGCTGGATGCCAAGACCGGACAGACACGCTGGGAGGTGAAGCGGCCCAGCAAGGACGCCCCCTACGCGGTTCCGATGCTCTACCAGCCCGAGAAGACCGCCCCGATGCAGCTGCTCTTTGCGAGCACGGCCCAAGGGATCACGAGTGTCGAGGCCGCAACCGGGAAAGTCCTCTGGGACCTGCCAGGGCTCTTTAGCCTGCGCTGTGTCGGCTCCCCGATCTTCGCGGGTGGGCTGATCTTCGCCGGGACCGGGGTGGGCAATGGCAGCCGGCTCTTTGTGGCGCTGAGGCCCGGTGCAAACGGTGGCAAGCCGGAGCTCGCCTGGAAGCAGACCCGCAACACGCCCTACGTTCCTTGCCCGCTCTATGCCAATGACCTACTCTTCCTCTGGGGCGATGGCGGCGTGGTCCACTGCGTGAAGCCGACGACTGGGGAGACGGTCTGGCTGGAGCGTGTGGGCGGGAACTTCTATGGCTCGCCCGTGTTTTGTGAGGGGAAGCTCTGGGCGACAAGTAATAAAGGTGAGCTGGTGGTGATCGCCGCCGAGAAGACCTTCAAGATCCTAGGCCGCCACGACCTGGGAGAGGGAACCAACTCGACGCCCGCCTTTGGCGAGAAGACGCTCTACCTGCGCACGCTGAGCCACCTCACTGCCGTGAGCGGGAAGTAG
- a CDS encoding aldehyde dehydrogenase family protein: protein MSLPYLPTLRRGQVYESLEKAELKSVKSGELVAHVGQVNAGVIRRDLRKPSRACLRDIPVARLLEICADAGKHFMESALPLGDGQVQTPDDYIAQLAATSGLPHVMIRRNMAKINQVFTQMPTILKGLTRGMPLDVLDNGYGEQNGVPVSYYATTAALGVVLPSNSPGVNSLWIPCIALKIPIVLKPGREEPWTPFRIIQAFLAAGAPPEAFSFYPTDHEGSAAVMEHCKRAIIFGDQATVERYAGNPGVSVHGPGWSKVLIGEDKIERWPEFIDVIASSIADNGGRSCINASAVVVPKYGAEIADALAKKLAAIEPRPASDPDAVLSGFANPKMAEWMDGAVTDGLKTSGAEDVTAKYRTGERLVELDGSTYLRPTIVRCNNFQHPLSNKEYLFPYASVVEVPQSEMLSQIGPSLVVMAITEDQAFIDQLFDCPLIDRLNLGPISTMVTSWDQPHEGNLFEFLYKRRSLQRA from the coding sequence ATGTCATTGCCGTATCTACCGACCCTGCGTCGGGGCCAAGTCTACGAGAGCCTGGAGAAGGCCGAGCTCAAGAGTGTCAAGAGCGGGGAGCTTGTCGCCCATGTTGGGCAGGTCAACGCGGGCGTGATCCGCCGTGACCTACGCAAGCCGTCGCGTGCCTGCCTGCGCGATATCCCTGTCGCACGGCTCCTAGAGATCTGCGCCGACGCCGGCAAGCACTTTATGGAGTCCGCGCTCCCGCTGGGCGATGGGCAAGTGCAGACCCCCGACGACTATATCGCGCAGCTGGCGGCGACCAGTGGCCTACCGCACGTCATGATCCGCCGCAACATGGCCAAGATCAACCAAGTCTTCACCCAGATGCCCACCATCCTCAAGGGCCTCACCCGCGGGATGCCCTTAGACGTCCTAGACAACGGCTACGGCGAGCAGAACGGCGTCCCCGTGAGCTACTACGCCACCACCGCGGCGCTGGGAGTCGTGCTTCCGAGCAACTCCCCGGGCGTCAACTCGCTCTGGATTCCCTGTATCGCCCTCAAGATTCCGATCGTCCTCAAGCCAGGCCGCGAGGAGCCGTGGACCCCGTTTCGCATCATCCAGGCGTTTCTCGCCGCCGGTGCCCCGCCCGAGGCATTTAGCTTCTACCCCACCGACCACGAGGGGAGCGCCGCGGTGATGGAGCACTGCAAGCGCGCGATCATCTTCGGCGATCAGGCGACGGTCGAGCGCTACGCGGGCAACCCCGGTGTCAGTGTCCACGGTCCCGGCTGGAGCAAGGTGCTTATCGGCGAGGATAAGATCGAGCGCTGGCCGGAGTTTATTGACGTCATCGCATCGTCGATTGCGGACAACGGCGGCCGCAGCTGCATCAATGCCAGCGCCGTGGTGGTTCCCAAGTACGGCGCTGAGATCGCCGATGCACTGGCCAAGAAGCTCGCCGCTATCGAGCCGCGCCCCGCCAGCGATCCCGATGCCGTTCTCTCGGGCTTTGCCAACCCCAAGATGGCCGAGTGGATGGATGGCGCGGTCACCGATGGCCTGAAAACGTCGGGTGCGGAGGATGTGACGGCCAAGTACCGCACCGGCGAGCGCTTGGTGGAATTGGATGGCAGCACCTACCTGCGCCCAACCATCGTCCGCTGTAATAACTTCCAGCACCCGCTCTCCAACAAGGAGTACCTCTTCCCCTACGCCAGCGTGGTCGAGGTGCCTCAGAGCGAGATGCTCAGCCAGATCGGCCCCTCGCTGGTCGTCATGGCGATCACCGAGGACCAGGCCTTCATCGACCAGCTCTTCGACTGCCCGCTCATCGACCGCCTCAACCTCGGCCCCATCTCCACGATGGTCACGTCGTGGGACCAGCCCCACGAAGGCAACCTCTTCGAGTTCCTCTACAAACGCCGCTCGCTCCAGCGGGCGTAG